From Fundulus heteroclitus isolate FHET01 chromosome 5, MU-UCD_Fhet_4.1, whole genome shotgun sequence, a single genomic window includes:
- the LOC105940153 gene encoding myeloid-associated differentiation marker — protein sequence MPVIVLEARDFTSPLFWVRTLEVLSSCTAFSLVASLEQKSLNISSDCDTFRIFCMFTWCFFFVVTLLIHIINIIQFHSLIPISWKNLTMTVALLGMLMSLSSSTVFPWIVMDHNAVSARALAAAVASGLTFLAYASESCVLRTQAHEQRGYISSLPGFLKIIQLWGGLHMIPLMVLISKLDDGGHWQLWASCFSYGICVFISLVTLAVILGDFAGRCLLPFDRFLAAFSLIGVLLYMLATVICLTKILQLSEAESKVKNANLVIIETVVSSITLLAYTVDLAFSIKLLCDRSHM from the coding sequence ATGCCTGTGATTGTTCTGGAGGCCCGAGACTTCACCAGTCCGCTATTTTGGGTGCGAACATTGGAAGTTCTCTCAAGCTGCACGGCCTTCAGTCTTGTGGCTTCACTGGAACAGAAGAGCCTGAACATTTCATCGGATTGCGACACATTCAGAATCTTCTGTATGTTTACCTGGTGTTTCTTCTTTGTGGTTACTCTCCTTATACACATCATCAACATCATCCAGTTCCACAGCCTCATCCCGATATCGTGGAAGAACCTGACCATGACGGTGGCTCTATTAGGAATGCTGATGAGCCTCAGCTCCTCCACGGTTTTTCCCTGGATAGTGATGGATCATAACGCTGTGTCTGCACGTGCTTTGGCCGCTGCTGTGGCATCCGGTCTCACCTTCCTGGCCTACGCCTCTGAGTCCTGTGTTCTTCGCACCCAAGCACACGAACAAAGAGGCTACATAAGCAGCTTGCCTGGTTTTCTTAAGATTATCCAACTGTGGGGGGGTCTTCACATGATACCTCTGATGGTATTAATTTCCAAATTAGACGATGGAGGACACTGGCAGCTTTGGGCATCATGCTTCTCTTATGGCATTTGTGTCTTCATATCTCTGGTCACCCTGGCGGTGATATTGGGTGACTTTGCAGGCCGATGCCTACTGccttttgacagatttttggCTGCCTTCAGTCTGATCGGGGTGCTCCTCTACATGTTGGCCACGGTGATTTGTTTGACCAAGATCCTGCAGCTCAGCGAGGCAGAATCCAAAGTAAAGAATGCAAATCTGGTCATCATCGAAACAGTGGTTTCCAGCATCACACTGTTAGCGTACACGGTGGACCTTGCCTTCTCCATAAAACTGTTATGTGACAGGAGTCACATGTGA